One window of the Runella slithyformis DSM 19594 genome contains the following:
- a CDS encoding FtsL-like putative cell division protein, whose translation MAINVLKAQNQKRTARPARSKSRVLTWLGQWFHIEKWIGGREFPVRYLDGTLYLLLLGLIVIFFRINAERQMRQLRKATEEVNNYRAAYTILKANYMKMGKQSELAPKVAKMGLSESRKTPQRIQVKREN comes from the coding sequence ATGGCCATTAACGTATTAAAAGCGCAAAATCAAAAACGCACCGCCAGGCCCGCCCGCAGTAAAAGCCGTGTATTGACGTGGTTGGGACAGTGGTTTCACATCGAAAAATGGATCGGCGGGCGTGAATTTCCCGTCCGATACCTTGACGGAACGCTGTATCTGTTGCTGTTGGGATTAATCGTGATCTTCTTTCGCATTAATGCCGAGCGACAAATGCGGCAATTACGTAAGGCCACCGAAGAGGTCAACAACTACCGCGCGGCGTATACTATTTTGAAGGCCAACTACATGAAAATGGGGAAACAGTCGGAATTAGCCCCTAAAGTGGCCAAAATGGGCCTTTCGGAAAGCCGTAAAACACCCCAACGCATTCAGGTAAAGCGCGAAAATTAA
- the rsmH gene encoding 16S rRNA (cytosine(1402)-N(4))-methyltransferase RsmH, protein MYHNPVLLEACLEGLAIRPDGIYVDVTFGGGGHSKAILAQLGEKGRLFAFDQDPDARVNAQAIDDKRLTFVDANFRLLQKYLRLYGVKEVDGILGDLGVSSHQFDTPERGFSTRFEASLDMRMNPRGGTTARDIVNGYSAEELHRIFGMYGELQNAKTAAQAVVAARANKAIETVNELKAGLQRCVPRGKENKYFAQVFQALRIEVNDEMGALQDFLTQSAEVLKVKGRLVVMSYHSLEDRLAKNFIGKGKFYGEVEKDLFGNDLKPLQSVTRKPIEASAEEIAQNSRARSAKLRIAEKL, encoded by the coding sequence ATGTATCATAATCCTGTTTTATTGGAGGCGTGCCTGGAAGGTTTGGCGATTCGTCCCGACGGTATCTATGTAGATGTTACGTTCGGTGGCGGCGGCCATTCCAAAGCCATTCTGGCGCAACTCGGCGAGAAAGGTCGTTTGTTTGCGTTTGATCAGGATCCGGATGCTCGCGTCAATGCACAAGCCATAGATGATAAGCGGCTTACATTTGTAGATGCTAATTTTCGTCTCCTCCAAAAATACCTTCGTTTGTACGGAGTTAAGGAAGTAGATGGGATTTTAGGCGATTTGGGCGTGTCGTCGCACCAGTTCGATACGCCTGAGCGGGGCTTTTCGACGCGCTTTGAAGCAAGCCTTGACATGCGCATGAATCCGCGCGGCGGCACCACCGCCCGCGATATTGTCAATGGCTATTCGGCCGAAGAGCTGCACCGCATCTTTGGTATGTACGGGGAGTTGCAAAATGCCAAAACGGCCGCGCAGGCGGTGGTGGCTGCCCGAGCCAATAAAGCCATCGAAACCGTCAATGAGTTGAAAGCAGGCTTGCAGCGGTGCGTACCGAGGGGCAAAGAAAATAAGTATTTTGCGCAGGTATTTCAGGCATTGCGCATCGAAGTAAACGACGAAATGGGGGCTTTGCAGGATTTTTTGACGCAGTCGGCCGAAGTGCTCAAAGTCAAAGGCCGTTTGGTGGTAATGTCGTATCATTCGCTGGAAGACCGATTGGCGAAAAATTTTATCGGAAAAGGGAAGTTTTATGGGGAAGTGGAAAAAGATCTGTTTGGTAATGACCTGAAACCCCTGCAATCCGTAACGCGCAAACCCATTGAAGCATCGGCCGAAGAAATTGCCCAAAACTCGCGCGCCCGCAGTGCCAAGCTGCGTATCGCTGAAAAATTGTAA
- a CDS encoding penicillin-binding transpeptidase domain-containing protein → MRGKTRNIRDDILQRSWVVAIGLIVLGALVIYRIFYIQHYAKYKGKPWIEYMSKTVRVDTIPAMRGNIYSNDGSLMATSLPYFEVSIDPTVADSVYFYTRVDSLANLFASTFGQRTAESYAKELRFARHEFERNEKRGNRNIRLLKRKVTYREYSIILGQEFKGKVKKKDGTQFDATWKGWPFFRRFASTGRSRGGKLTITYERYNPFGSLAERTVGYLDKKTHRGLVGLEAGFEKRLAGKPGVGLYRVLDDQTFMPNEDEEGLQPTNGYDLYTTIDINFQDIAETALRNTLRSYNADYGCVIVMEVQTGEIRAIANLSHDTDSTYRETYNYALAGLGNPGSTFKLASMLAALEEGLSPKRVYQTGNGVMTYKSAVIRDTKRTGHGALTAQQVFEKSSNVGVHLVMKDYFYSKPDKYVGYLKRFHLREPTGILMKGEPDPRIRIPSDKRWSKTSLTYMSYGYESELTPLQMLSFYNAVANDGYWVRPMLVKQIRQADEVIQEMVPFKSEQRIAAESSLRKARAMLEGVVEHGTATHIKNPYYKIAGKTGTAQKLVNGRYVPGLYNTSFIGYFPADAPRYSVLVVVDSPRGFSMEQLYAGSVAVPVFKEVVDRIVGYDINMHPPIPKHQNKNSEMSRQLRAGHADDLRIVAEEMDIESPVNVNGWVEAKKDKNGVKWENRDADPNKLPNLKGMTLRDALYLLENHGFKVAYTGQGKVAEYEYKRGFYVLTLK, encoded by the coding sequence ATGAGAGGCAAAACAAGAAATATTCGTGACGATATTTTGCAGCGTTCCTGGGTGGTAGCCATTGGGCTGATTGTACTGGGGGCGTTAGTTATTTACCGAATTTTTTACATACAGCATTACGCCAAATACAAGGGCAAACCCTGGATCGAGTATATGTCCAAGACCGTGCGGGTCGATACCATCCCCGCCATGCGCGGCAATATCTATTCCAACGACGGCAGCCTGATGGCTACTTCTCTGCCCTATTTTGAAGTCTCCATTGATCCCACGGTGGCCGACAGTGTCTATTTTTATACACGGGTAGATTCGTTGGCGAATTTATTTGCTTCCACCTTCGGTCAGCGGACCGCTGAAAGTTATGCGAAAGAACTGCGTTTTGCCCGGCACGAGTTTGAGCGCAATGAAAAGCGCGGTAATCGAAACATTCGGCTGTTGAAGCGAAAGGTTACGTACCGCGAATACAGCATTATTCTCGGTCAGGAGTTTAAAGGAAAGGTAAAGAAAAAAGACGGCACTCAATTCGACGCCACTTGGAAAGGATGGCCTTTTTTCAGAAGGTTTGCCTCAACGGGCCGCAGTCGTGGCGGAAAATTGACCATTACCTACGAACGCTATAATCCCTTTGGGTCGTTGGCCGAGCGAACAGTGGGGTACTTAGACAAAAAAACACATCGGGGATTGGTGGGACTGGAAGCCGGGTTTGAGAAACGATTGGCCGGCAAACCGGGCGTGGGATTGTACAGGGTGTTGGATGACCAGACCTTTATGCCCAACGAAGACGAAGAAGGGTTGCAGCCTACCAACGGCTATGACCTCTATACGACTATTGACATCAATTTTCAGGATATTGCCGAAACGGCCCTGCGGAATACCCTTCGCAGTTACAACGCAGACTATGGCTGCGTGATCGTGATGGAAGTGCAAACGGGCGAAATCCGGGCCATTGCGAATCTGTCACACGATACCGATTCGACATATCGGGAAACGTATAACTACGCTTTGGCCGGTTTGGGCAATCCGGGCTCTACGTTTAAGCTGGCTTCTATGCTGGCCGCGCTGGAAGAAGGGCTTTCGCCCAAGCGCGTGTACCAGACCGGCAATGGGGTCATGACCTATAAATCGGCCGTGATCCGTGATACCAAACGCACCGGCCACGGAGCCCTTACGGCGCAACAGGTATTTGAAAAATCTTCCAACGTGGGAGTACACTTGGTGATGAAGGACTATTTTTACAGTAAGCCGGATAAGTACGTCGGCTACCTTAAGCGCTTTCACCTGCGGGAGCCTACGGGTATTCTGATGAAAGGCGAACCCGACCCGCGCATTCGCATACCGTCGGATAAGCGCTGGAGCAAGACCTCCCTGACTTATATGAGCTATGGGTATGAATCGGAACTGACCCCTTTGCAGATGCTTTCCTTCTACAATGCCGTGGCCAATGATGGGTATTGGGTTCGACCCATGCTGGTGAAGCAAATCAGGCAGGCCGATGAGGTCATCCAGGAAATGGTGCCTTTTAAGAGTGAGCAACGTATTGCTGCCGAAAGTTCACTGCGCAAAGCGCGGGCCATGCTGGAAGGTGTAGTAGAGCACGGAACTGCAACCCACATCAAAAATCCCTATTATAAAATTGCCGGCAAGACCGGAACGGCCCAAAAATTGGTCAATGGTCGCTACGTTCCGGGGCTTTATAATACTTCTTTTATCGGCTATTTCCCTGCCGATGCCCCGCGCTATTCGGTGTTGGTGGTGGTTGACAGTCCGCGCGGATTCAGTATGGAACAACTCTACGCGGGCAGCGTGGCGGTACCCGTGTTTAAAGAAGTGGTAGACCGTATTGTGGGGTATGACATCAATATGCACCCACCGATTCCGAAACACCAAAATAAAAACTCGGAAATGTCGCGTCAGTTGCGTGCAGGCCATGCCGACGACCTTCGGATAGTGGCGGAAGAAATGGATATCGAATCGCCGGTCAACGTAAACGGCTGGGTAGAAGCTAAAAAAGATAAAAACGGCGTAAAGTGGGAAAACCGCGATGCTGACCCCAACAAGCTGCCCAACCTAAAAGGGATGACACTGCGCGATGCCCTGTATCTGCTCGAAAATCACGGCTTTAAAGTAGCCTATACCGGCCAAGGAAAAGTAGCGGAATATGAATACAAAAGAGGGTTTTATGTGCTGACGTTGAAGTAA
- a CDS encoding sugar phosphate isomerase/epimerase family protein encodes MKRRTFLQTTAGLGALALLQLHTKANPQAKAVGLQLYTLRDDIRKQGIEKILLEVAKLGYKKVENFGYSQGKFFGKTPAEYSQLLKDNGLSAVSGHYMTARTPGMTDGLTKNWEKVVDDAAAIGHKYVVLAYLMDTERKAEDYNQLFDLLNKGSDTALKAGLTLGYHNHDFEFTQKIDGQKPYDLLLKNTNVIMEVDLYWLAKAGENPMTYFNKYPNRFPLWHVKDMAKTPEKEFAEVGVGSIDFGAIFKEASVAGLKHYFVEQDVCKRPPLESIKISIDNIQNAKWG; translated from the coding sequence ATGAAACGCAGAACCTTCCTCCAAACCACCGCCGGTCTTGGTGCCCTTGCCTTACTCCAACTGCACACCAAAGCCAATCCGCAGGCAAAAGCCGTAGGATTACAACTGTACACACTCCGTGATGATATCCGGAAGCAGGGTATCGAAAAAATTCTGCTCGAAGTGGCCAAGCTTGGGTATAAGAAAGTGGAAAACTTCGGCTACAGCCAAGGGAAATTTTTCGGAAAAACCCCTGCCGAATACAGCCAACTGCTGAAAGACAACGGACTTTCGGCCGTCAGTGGCCACTATATGACCGCACGTACGCCCGGAATGACCGACGGCCTGACCAAAAACTGGGAAAAAGTAGTGGACGATGCCGCGGCCATCGGGCACAAATATGTAGTGCTCGCCTACCTGATGGATACCGAACGCAAAGCGGAAGATTATAACCAATTGTTTGACTTGCTCAACAAAGGCAGCGATACCGCGCTGAAAGCAGGTCTTACCCTCGGCTACCATAACCATGATTTTGAATTTACGCAGAAAATTGACGGTCAAAAACCCTACGACCTGCTGCTCAAAAACACCAACGTCATCATGGAAGTAGATCTGTACTGGCTGGCCAAAGCCGGCGAAAATCCAATGACTTATTTCAACAAATACCCCAATCGTTTCCCGTTGTGGCACGTGAAGGATATGGCCAAAACACCCGAGAAAGAATTTGCAGAAGTAGGGGTCGGCTCTATCGACTTCGGGGCCATTTTTAAAGAAGCGAGTGTAGCCGGTCTGAAGCACTATTTTGTGGAGCAGGACGTCTGCAAACGCCCGCCCCTCGAAAGCATCAAGATCAGCATTGACAATATACAGAACGCCAAGTGGGGATAA
- a CDS encoding thioredoxin family protein: MKSTLFSLVFSLLLFPVFSQGIKFEEGTFPQLVNLARQQHKLLMVEVYLNGCPHCAALAPVLQEKKVGDFFNPAFVSTKIEANSAISKELQQQKGITYPEFPLLFFFDANGQLIHQASPAERPNREEFIREVIKHGNEALTPSLRTGNYAARYAKGERGSEFLVNYGKYAKATKDVARQTQIGADLAKLLTKPADMESANGFYIISRLLNDFQNPMAKHFFANLPKYQKYNTSENPKAVKDAAEAIIYNTLYGARTNSLKSSEVVAMREAMVRLGNPAKVVAPRTLLKELEAHFREKNTPAATARFNEYRRIATMDFLDYSYIVRLFNEKATDNSYAPALAGWVTDGAKLFNPGNANHTKDKLADLHNECSKAYLKIGKKSEAKKAVQEALNIAKAAKINTKPYTDQLAKCN, from the coding sequence ATGAAATCTACGTTGTTTTCCCTTGTTTTTTCCCTTTTACTTTTCCCCGTTTTCAGTCAGGGCATTAAGTTTGAAGAGGGCACTTTTCCGCAATTGGTCAACCTGGCCCGTCAGCAACACAAACTGCTGATGGTGGAGGTTTATCTGAATGGCTGCCCGCACTGCGCCGCGCTCGCACCTGTATTGCAGGAAAAAAAGGTTGGCGACTTCTTTAATCCTGCATTTGTCAGTACTAAAATAGAAGCCAACTCGGCGATTTCCAAGGAACTGCAACAGCAAAAGGGAATTACGTACCCTGAGTTTCCGCTCTTATTCTTTTTCGACGCCAACGGCCAACTGATCCATCAGGCCTCTCCTGCCGAGCGCCCGAATCGGGAAGAATTTATCAGGGAAGTAATTAAACACGGCAATGAAGCTCTAACACCTTCTCTGCGCACCGGCAACTACGCCGCCCGCTACGCCAAAGGTGAGCGCGGTTCGGAGTTTTTGGTCAACTACGGCAAGTACGCCAAGGCCACCAAAGATGTGGCCCGCCAGACCCAAATCGGGGCTGATCTTGCGAAACTGCTCACTAAGCCCGCCGATATGGAAAGTGCCAACGGCTTTTACATCATTTCAAGGCTGCTCAACGATTTTCAGAATCCCATGGCCAAGCATTTTTTTGCCAACCTGCCTAAATATCAGAAATACAATACATCTGAAAACCCAAAAGCAGTAAAAGATGCCGCCGAAGCCATCATTTATAACACCCTGTATGGCGCACGGACCAACAGTCTTAAATCGTCGGAGGTAGTGGCGATGCGCGAAGCGATGGTCAGACTGGGCAATCCCGCTAAAGTAGTGGCTCCCCGTACGCTGTTGAAAGAACTGGAAGCGCATTTTCGGGAAAAGAATACGCCGGCTGCCACGGCCCGTTTCAATGAATATCGCAGGATAGCCACAATGGACTTTCTGGACTATTCGTACATTGTGCGTCTTTTTAATGAAAAAGCCACCGATAATTCATACGCACCTGCGCTGGCAGGCTGGGTAACCGACGGGGCCAAACTGTTTAATCCCGGCAATGCCAATCATACTAAAGATAAATTGGCCGATCTGCACAACGAATGCTCTAAAGCTTATTTAAAAATCGGGAAGAAATCAGAAGCAAAAAAAGCAGTGCAGGAAGCCCTGAACATTGCCAAGGCGGCTAAAATAAACACCAAACCCTACACTGACCAATTGGCTAAATGCAATTAA